In Gossypium raimondii isolate GPD5lz chromosome 12, ASM2569854v1, whole genome shotgun sequence, a single window of DNA contains:
- the LOC105762912 gene encoding uncharacterized protein LOC105762912 yields the protein MAYYRRGDSILDSFSLSPLPYPVLLILAVTSIFLGMSWYVNYESVLETAEEQLSWVLFATPVVLILLARWVSSMDTSDMLFGSSPWERRRQTHHRPSEGSSPWIVAAFIVLLLILVQYQSVFRESWLV from the coding sequence ATGGCCTATTATAGAAGAGGGGACTCCATCCTTGATTCATTCTCTTTAAGCCCTTTGCCTTATCCTGTTCTGTTAATCCTAGCAGTGACATCAATATTTCTTGGGATGTCATGGTATGTGAACTATGAATCAGTTCTGGAAACCGCTGAAGAGCAACTGAGTTGGGTGCTTTTCGCCACACCAGTTGTGTTGATACTCTTGGCTCGTTGGGTGTCATCTATGGATACTTCCGATATGTTATTTGGTTCATCGCCATGGGAACGTCGCCGCCAGACTCACCATCGTCCTTCCGAGGGTAGCTCACCTTGGATTGTGGCTGCTTTCATTGTGCTGCTGCTGATTTTGGTACAGTATCAGTCAGTTTTTCGCGAGAGCTGGCTGGTATGA